One segment of Kwoniella pini CBS 10737 chromosome 9, complete sequence DNA contains the following:
- a CDS encoding ATP-dependent RNA helicase SUB2: MSRPDEEELVDYDEAAEETFAPAATATNGDKADGDKKGSYVGIHSTGFRDFLLKPELLRAISDLGFEHPSEVQQECIPQAILGTDVLCQAKSGMGKTAVFVLACLQQIEPVDGEVGIVILCHTRELAYQIRNEFARFSKFMTNVRTGVFYGGTPISADQEILASKEKCPHIVVGTPGRTMALVRDKKLNASKVKHFVLDECDKMLETLDMRRDVQEIFRATPHHKQVMMFSATLSKDIRTTCKKFMQSPLEIYVDDETKLTLHGLQQYFLKLEEKEKNRKLNDLLDNLEFNQVCIFVKSVARATQLDALLQECNFPSICIHSALPQQERISRFQQFKAFEKRILVATDIFGRGIDVERVNVVINYDAPTDADSYLHRVGRAGRFGTKGLAISFVSSDGDSEVLQKIQERFTVAIPTLPETIDPATYMTS, encoded by the exons atGTCTCGacctgatgaagaagaactcGTTGATTACGATGAGGCTGCCGAGGAAACTTTCGCCCCAGCTGCTACAGCCACTAATGGTGATAAAGCAGATGGTGACAAGAAAGGTTCATACGTTGGTATCCACTCAACCGGTTTCAG AGATTTCCTTTTGAAACCTGAATTGCTCCGAGCTATCTCTGATCTCGGTTTTGAGCACCCTTCGGAAG TGCAACAAGAGTGTATCCCACAAGCAATCCTCGGAACTGATGTATTATGTCAAGCTAAATCCGGTATGGGTAAGACCGCTGTGTTCGTCTTAGCATGTTTACAACAGAT CGAACCTGTAGACGGAGAAGTAGGAATTGTGATCCTTTGTCACACAAGAGAATTAGCTTATCAGATCCGAAATGAGTTTGCTCGATTCTCAAAATTCATGACAAACGTCAGAACTGGTGTATTCTATGGTGGAACACCTATTTCAGCCGATCAAGAGATCCTTGCTTCAAAGGAGAAATGCCCTCACATTGTTGTCGGTACTCCAGGTCGAACAATGGCTTTAGTTAGAGACAAGAAGCTCAACGCAAGTAAAGTCAAACACTTCGTTTTGGATGAATGTGATAAAATGTTAGAAACTCTTG ACATGCGAAGAGATGTACAAGAAATCTTCCGAGCCACTCCTCACCACAAACAAGTTATGATGTTCTCCGCCACCCTTTCAAAGGATATCCGAACCACCTGCAAGAAGTTCATGCAAAGT CCTCTCGAAATCTACGTCGATGATGAGACCAAATTGACTCTTCACGGTCTTCAACAATACTTCCTTAAACTcgaggagaaagagaagaacaGAAAATTGAACGATCTACTCGATAACCTCGAATTTAACCAG GTCTGTATATTCGTAAAATCAGTTGCTCGAGCCACTCAACTCGATGCCTTATTACAAGAATGTAATTTCCCATCGATCTGTATTCACTCTGCTTTACCTCAACAAGAACG TATTTCTCGATTCCAACAATTCAAGGCATTCGAAAAACGTATCCTTGTTGCTACTGATATTTTCGGAAGAGGTATTGATGTAGAAAGAGTAAACGTAGTTATCAATTATGATGCTCCTACAGATGCCGATTCTTATTTACACAGAGTAGGTAGAGCAGGTAGATTCGGTACGAAAGGTTTAG CTATTTCATTTGTTTCTTCTGATGGAGATTCAGAAGTTTTAcaaaaaattcaagaaagatTCACAGTTGCTATTCCAACTTTACCTGAAACTATTGATCCTGCTACATACATGACTTCttaa